In one window of Solanum pennellii chromosome 2, SPENNV200 DNA:
- the LOC107011396 gene encoding ras-related protein RABF2a encodes MATSGNKNMNAKLVLLGDVGAGKSSLVLRFVKGQFIEFQESTIGAAFFSQTVAVNDATVKFEIWDTAGQERYHSLAPMYYRGAAAAIIVYDITNQASFDRAKKWVQELQAQGNPNMVMALAGNKADLLDARKVAAEEAQTYAEENGLFFMETSAKTASNVNDVFSEIAKRLPRLQPAQNPSGMVLMDRPAQTPASASCCS; translated from the exons ATGGCGACCAGTGGAAACAAGAATATGAACGCCAAATTG GTGCTCCTTGGGGATGTTGGAGCTGGAAAATCTAGTCTAGTTCTGCGTTTTGTTAAAGGACAATTTATTGAATTTCAG GAATCAACCATAGGTGCTGCATTTTTCTCTCAAACAGTAGCAGTAAATGATGCAActgtaaaatttgaaatatgggATACAGCAGGCCAAGAGAGATACCACAGTCTAGCTCCAATGTATTACAGAGGAGCTGCAGCTGCTATTATTGTTTATGATATAACAAATCAA gCATCATTTGATAGAGCAAAAAAATGGGTTCAGGAACTTCAAGCACAAG GTAATCCAAATATGGTGATGGCACTTGCCGGAAATAAGGCAGATTTGTTAGATGCAAGAAAAGTGGCTGCTGAG GAAGCACAAACATATGCGGAGGAGAATGGTCTGTTCTTCATGGAAACATCTGCAAAAACTGCATCTAATGTTAATGATGTTTTCTCTGAAATAG CAAAGAGACTGCCTCGACTTCAGCCAGCACAAAATCCATCTGGGATGGTTCTTATGGATAGGCCTGCTCAAACACCGGCTAGTGCTTCTTGTTGCTCTTAA
- the LOC107011394 gene encoding uncharacterized protein LOC107011394 isoform X1: MGLSKTEVNLKRLLVTAPQQQNQAKLIHYVATLRELLEQLADERNSDGLPRVSKAKVNEYAENIETVAAKLAVPMSDVHTPEEPVAESSSSGTPKAEESVNSASEGLRRRFGVHSNNEERSRDTIDSDQSSAAVKLDDAARTHIEKHRKLQEDLTDEMVVLARQLKESSLMMNQSIKNTEKILDSTEKAVEHSLASTGHATSRAMDVYSRSFKTTCFQWLLIFVMTLIFVMVVLLIRVT; the protein is encoded by the exons ATGGGGTTGAGCAAAACTGAAGTGAACTTGAAGAGGTTACTTGTAACTGCACCACAGCAGCAAAATCAAGCAAAGCTTATACAT TATGTTGCCACTTTGCGGGAACTACTGGAGCAGTTGGCTGACGAGAGGAATTCTGATGGATTACCAAG GGTTTCAAAAGCCAAGGTGAATGAATACGCTGAGAACATTGAAACTGTTGCTGCCAAGTTAGCTGTGCCCATG TCTGATGTGCATACACCCGAGGAACCTGTGGCTGAGAGTTCCAGCAGTGGAACTCCTAAAGCAGAAGAAAGTGTGAATTCTGCTTCCGAAGGATTGAGAAGAAGATTTGG GGTCCATTCAAACAATGAGGAGAGATCTCGAGATACCATTGATTCTGATCAATCATCAGCTGCAGTCAAACTGGATGATGCTGCACGGACACATATTGAGAAGCACAG GAAACTTCAGGAGGATTTGACTGATGAAATGGTTGTTTTGGCACGGCAGCTCAAAGAGAGCAGTCTCATGATGAATCAATCCATCAAAAATACTGAAAAG ATACTCGATTCAACTGAGAAAGCAGTTGAGCATAGTCTGGCAAGTACAGGGCATGCAACTTCCAGAGCTATGGACGTCTATTCTCGGAGTTTCAAGACTACATGCTTCCAGTGGCTTTTGATCTTTGTCATGACATTAATCTTTGTCATGGTCGTATTACTTATTCGAGTCACTTAG
- the LOC107011394 gene encoding uncharacterized protein LOC107011394 isoform X2, whose product MYAQYVATLRELLEQLADERNSDGLPRVSKAKVNEYAENIETVAAKLAVPMSDVHTPEEPVAESSSSGTPKAEESVNSASEGLRRRFGVHSNNEERSRDTIDSDQSSAAVKLDDAARTHIEKHRKLQEDLTDEMVVLARQLKESSLMMNQSIKNTEKILDSTEKAVEHSLASTGHATSRAMDVYSRSFKTTCFQWLLIFVMTLIFVMVVLLIRVT is encoded by the exons ATGTATGCACAG TATGTTGCCACTTTGCGGGAACTACTGGAGCAGTTGGCTGACGAGAGGAATTCTGATGGATTACCAAG GGTTTCAAAAGCCAAGGTGAATGAATACGCTGAGAACATTGAAACTGTTGCTGCCAAGTTAGCTGTGCCCATG TCTGATGTGCATACACCCGAGGAACCTGTGGCTGAGAGTTCCAGCAGTGGAACTCCTAAAGCAGAAGAAAGTGTGAATTCTGCTTCCGAAGGATTGAGAAGAAGATTTGG GGTCCATTCAAACAATGAGGAGAGATCTCGAGATACCATTGATTCTGATCAATCATCAGCTGCAGTCAAACTGGATGATGCTGCACGGACACATATTGAGAAGCACAG GAAACTTCAGGAGGATTTGACTGATGAAATGGTTGTTTTGGCACGGCAGCTCAAAGAGAGCAGTCTCATGATGAATCAATCCATCAAAAATACTGAAAAG ATACTCGATTCAACTGAGAAAGCAGTTGAGCATAGTCTGGCAAGTACAGGGCATGCAACTTCCAGAGCTATGGACGTCTATTCTCGGAGTTTCAAGACTACATGCTTCCAGTGGCTTTTGATCTTTGTCATGACATTAATCTTTGTCATGGTCGTATTACTTATTCGAGTCACTTAG
- the LOC107009462 gene encoding trihelix transcription factor ASR3-like isoform X1: protein MDRLVGDQGGSSSSMFRDYRKGNWTVKETMILIEAKKMDDERRMRRQEGKPTELRWKWVEDYCWRNGCLRSQNQCNDKWDNLMRDFKKVREYERRVVEGSGEGIIRSYWKIEKNERKEKNLPTNMLPEIYEALVEVMDKKSQRMLLPSLPPTLQQQSTPLPLPPITTTVTQTDYTTNVPFTTMCDSSDPDHSSERSDSSAKKRRMRGGGEGTSGTSKCNIDNASQEVGSAISKSAAIIAEAIQSCEERGDRRHKELLSLHQRRLQIEESKVEINKEGINGLVDSINKLANSILALAGNKNQSTDPK from the exons ATGGATAGGTTGGTAGGTGATCAAGGAGGGAGTAGTAGTAGCATGTTTAGGGACTATAGAAAAGGGAATTGGACAGTAAAAGAAACAATGATTCTAATTGAAGCTAAAAAAATGGATGATGAAAGGAGAATGAGAAGGCAAGAGGGAAAACCAACAGAGTTAAGATGGAAATGGGTAGAGGATTATTGTTGGAGAAATGGTTGTTTGAGGAGTCAAAATCAATGTAATGACAAATGGGATAATCTCATGAGAGATTTCAAGAAAGTAagggaatatgaaagaagagtTGTTGAAGGTAGTGGAGAAGGGATTATAAGATCTTATTGGAAGATTGAGaagaatgaaaggaaagaaaagaacttGCCTACTAATATGTTGCCTGAGATTTATGAAGCATTAGTTGAAGTTATGGACAAAAAAAGTCAAAGAATGTTGTTGCCTTCTTTACCTCCCACATTACAACAACAATCTACTCCTTTGCCACTTCCACCAATTACAACAACAGTAACACAAACTGATTATACTACTAATGTTCCTTTTACCACA ATGTGTGATAGCTCAGATCCTGATCATAGCAGTGAGCGTTCAGATTCATCGGcaaagaaaagaagaatgagAGGAGGAGGTGAAGGAACTAGTGGCACATCAAAATGCAACATTGACAATGCATCACAAGAAGTTGGCTCTGCCATCTCCAAGAGTGCTGCTATTATAGCAGAAGCAATTCAGTCTTGTGAAGAAAGAGGAGATAGAAGACACAAAGAACTCTTAAGCTTGCATCAGAGAAGGCTACAAATTGAGGAGTCAAAAGTTGAGATCAATAAAGAAGGGATTAATGGACTTGTTGACTCTATCAATAAACTTGCTAATTCCATCCTTGCTTTGGCTGGTAACAAGAACCAATCAACTGATCCTAAATAG
- the LOC107009462 gene encoding trihelix transcription factor ASR3-like isoform X2: MDRLVGDQGGSSSSMFRDYRKGNWTVKETMILIEAKKMDDERRMRRQEGKPTELRWKWVEDYCWRNGCLRSQNQCNDKWDNLMRDFKKVREYERRVVEGSGEGIIRSYWKIEKNERKEKNLPTNMLPEIYEALVEVMDKKSQRMLLPSLPPTLQQQSTPLPLPPITTTVTQTDYTTNVPFTTVDPDHSSERSDSSAKKRRMRGGGEGTSGTSKCNIDNASQEVGSAISKSAAIIAEAIQSCEERGDRRHKELLSLHQRRLQIEESKVEINKEGINGLVDSINKLANSILALAGNKNQSTDPK, translated from the exons ATGGATAGGTTGGTAGGTGATCAAGGAGGGAGTAGTAGTAGCATGTTTAGGGACTATAGAAAAGGGAATTGGACAGTAAAAGAAACAATGATTCTAATTGAAGCTAAAAAAATGGATGATGAAAGGAGAATGAGAAGGCAAGAGGGAAAACCAACAGAGTTAAGATGGAAATGGGTAGAGGATTATTGTTGGAGAAATGGTTGTTTGAGGAGTCAAAATCAATGTAATGACAAATGGGATAATCTCATGAGAGATTTCAAGAAAGTAagggaatatgaaagaagagtTGTTGAAGGTAGTGGAGAAGGGATTATAAGATCTTATTGGAAGATTGAGaagaatgaaaggaaagaaaagaacttGCCTACTAATATGTTGCCTGAGATTTATGAAGCATTAGTTGAAGTTATGGACAAAAAAAGTCAAAGAATGTTGTTGCCTTCTTTACCTCCCACATTACAACAACAATCTACTCCTTTGCCACTTCCACCAATTACAACAACAGTAACACAAACTGATTATACTACTAATGTTCCTTTTACCACAGTAG ATCCTGATCATAGCAGTGAGCGTTCAGATTCATCGGcaaagaaaagaagaatgagAGGAGGAGGTGAAGGAACTAGTGGCACATCAAAATGCAACATTGACAATGCATCACAAGAAGTTGGCTCTGCCATCTCCAAGAGTGCTGCTATTATAGCAGAAGCAATTCAGTCTTGTGAAGAAAGAGGAGATAGAAGACACAAAGAACTCTTAAGCTTGCATCAGAGAAGGCTACAAATTGAGGAGTCAAAAGTTGAGATCAATAAAGAAGGGATTAATGGACTTGTTGACTCTATCAATAAACTTGCTAATTCCATCCTTGCTTTGGCTGGTAACAAGAACCAATCAACTGATCCTAAATAG
- the LOC107008960 gene encoding senescence-associated carboxylesterase 101-like isoform X2 — protein sequence MVSLYNTGLELANLLLGSDLLNQSWEAISKLQKQNLTLLEDPSLPFSVKNQIYESPSKGSIIAFVSSPNCAVNHLQEEFRELISSDQITSFDFLRTRSNTSSISIHKAAFALFASLENELSLLKQQFTSSQPLIVTGHSLGGSVASLFTLWLLESLPSYGVQHILCITFGSPLLGNNGFQKAMSEHPMWSSCFLHVVSDKDPVPGFLISDHNASAATLTTPTWYMPFGTYLFGSESGFSCFEEPQSILELLMIMSSRCAESENLNNCSQVIDYGHILEQLKNKAICRGISELPDTISNPLQAGTYLLLEATGVGKENVNLSYLAMNIAKRAEVQAKHKQKLFDPSKISKTKKSMSYLEWYMKNSLEEAGYYDKYKTRRSRSRDEIASTEDLIKHHRTLKLFWKRTVTEVENLPWKEGRTRRKRLLYAATNYRRMVEPLDIAEYYGRGKRDYVLHGRSEHYKLLEKWLTGENTQTYQRSQASSLTVDSCFWAYVEEAMISCQVLKDGQSSSPQDQESARENLIKFEQYVMDMVNNFLVSPEIFLSQSSFMLWWNEYSKVVGNSYTSPLTNFMNDGFRRYA from the exons ATGGTGTCCTT gTACAACACTGGACTGGAATTGGCAAATCTATTGTTAGGATCAGACCTATTGAATCAGTCATGGGAAGCAATTTCAAAGCTTCAAAAACAGAATCTCACTCTTTTGGAAGACCCATCACTTCCTTTCTCTGTTAAAAACCAAATTTATGAAAGCCCATCAAAGGGTTCTATTATAGCTTTTGTATCTTCACCCAATTGTGCTGTTAATCATTTGCAAGAAGAGTTTAGAGAGCTGATTTCTTCAGATCAAATTACGTCATTCGACTTCCTTCGCACCAGAAGTAATACTAGTTCCATCTCCATTCATAAAGCTGCTTTTGCCCTTTTTGCTTCTCTTGAGAATGAGCTCTCTCTTCTCAAACAACAG TTCACCAGCAGCCAACCTCTAATTGTAACTGGACATTCTCTGGGAGGATCAGTTGCATCTCTCTTCACCTTGTGGCTGCTTGAGAGCCTTCCCAGCTATGGTGTGCAGCATATCCTCTGCATTACTTTTGGGTCCCCACTTCTTGGTAACAATGGCTTTCAAAAAGCCATGTCAGAGCATCCGATGTGGAGCTCTTGCTTCTTGCATGTGGTCTCAGATAAAGATCCAGTTCCAGGATTCCTGATCTCAGACCATAATGCCTCTGCTGCTACCTTGACTACTCCGACCTGGTACATGCCATTTGGTACCTATCTCTTCGGCTCAGAATCAGGTTTCTCTTGCTTCGAGGAACCACAGTCGATTCTGGAGTTGTTGATGATAATGAGCTCAAGATGTGCTGAAAGTGAAAATCTAAATAACTGCTCTCAGGTTATTGATTATGGACATATCTTGGAACAGTTGAAGAACAAAGCCATTTGCAGGGGAATCTCAGAGCTGCCTGACACAATAAGTAATCCACTTCAAGCAGGTACCTACCTACTGCTAGAAGCAACTGGAGTTGGAAAG GAAAATGTTAACTTGAGCTATCTTGCAATGAATATTGCTAAAAGAGCAGAGGTTCAGGCCAAACACAAGCAGAAGCTTTTCGATCCttccaaaataagtaaaactaaGAAGTCCATGTCTTACCTTGAATGGTACATGAAAAACTCTTTGGAAGAGGCAGGGTATTATGACAAATATAAAACCAGACGTTCCAGAAGCAGAGACGAGATTGCAAGCACAGAAGACCTAATCAAGCATCACAGAACTTTGAAGCTTTTCTGGAAAAGAACAGTAACTGAAGTGGAAAATTTGCCCTGGAAGGAGGGGAGAACTCGCCGAAAGCGTTTGCTTTATGCTGCAACAAACTACCGAAGGATGGTTGAACCACTCGACATAGCTGAGTATTATGGTAGGGGAAAGAGAGATTATGTACTTCACGGAAGAAGTGAACATTATAAACTACTGGAGAAATGGTTAACTGGTGAAAATACTCAAACATACCAGAGAAGCCAAGCCTCTAGTCTAACAGTTGATTCTTGCTTCTGGGCTTATGTTGAGGAAGCTATGATCTCTTGTCAAGTGTTGAAAGATGGACAAAGTAGTAGTCCACAAGACCAAGAATCAGCTAGAGAAAACCTGATCAAATTTGAGCAGTATGTAATGGACATGGTTAATAACTTCTTGGTGTCTCCTGAGATTTTCTTGTCTCAAAGCAGCTTCATGCTGTGGTGGAATGAATACTCCAAAGTTGTAGGAAATTCATATACCTCACCATTGACTAATTTTATGAACGATGGATTTCGTAGATATGCTTAG
- the LOC107008960 gene encoding senescence-associated carboxylesterase 101-like isoform X1 — MVSLYNTGLELANLLLGSDLLNQSWEAISKLQKQNLTLLEDPSLPFSVKNQIYESPSKGSIIAFVSSPNCAVNHLQEEFRELISSDQITSFDFLRTRSNTSSISIHKAAFALFASLENELSLLKQQFTSSQPLIVTGHSLGGSVASLFTLWLLESLPSYGVQHILCITFGSPLLGNNGFQKAMSEHPMWSSCFLHVVSDKDPVPGFLISDHNASAATLTTPTWYMPFGTYLFGSESGFSCFEEPQSILELLMIMSSRCAESENLNNCSQVIDYGHILEQLKNKAICRGISELPDTISNPLQAGTYLLLEATGVGKVQENVNLSYLAMNIAKRAEVQAKHKQKLFDPSKISKTKKSMSYLEWYMKNSLEEAGYYDKYKTRRSRSRDEIASTEDLIKHHRTLKLFWKRTVTEVENLPWKEGRTRRKRLLYAATNYRRMVEPLDIAEYYGRGKRDYVLHGRSEHYKLLEKWLTGENTQTYQRSQASSLTVDSCFWAYVEEAMISCQVLKDGQSSSPQDQESARENLIKFEQYVMDMVNNFLVSPEIFLSQSSFMLWWNEYSKVVGNSYTSPLTNFMNDGFRRYA; from the exons ATGGTGTCCTT gTACAACACTGGACTGGAATTGGCAAATCTATTGTTAGGATCAGACCTATTGAATCAGTCATGGGAAGCAATTTCAAAGCTTCAAAAACAGAATCTCACTCTTTTGGAAGACCCATCACTTCCTTTCTCTGTTAAAAACCAAATTTATGAAAGCCCATCAAAGGGTTCTATTATAGCTTTTGTATCTTCACCCAATTGTGCTGTTAATCATTTGCAAGAAGAGTTTAGAGAGCTGATTTCTTCAGATCAAATTACGTCATTCGACTTCCTTCGCACCAGAAGTAATACTAGTTCCATCTCCATTCATAAAGCTGCTTTTGCCCTTTTTGCTTCTCTTGAGAATGAGCTCTCTCTTCTCAAACAACAG TTCACCAGCAGCCAACCTCTAATTGTAACTGGACATTCTCTGGGAGGATCAGTTGCATCTCTCTTCACCTTGTGGCTGCTTGAGAGCCTTCCCAGCTATGGTGTGCAGCATATCCTCTGCATTACTTTTGGGTCCCCACTTCTTGGTAACAATGGCTTTCAAAAAGCCATGTCAGAGCATCCGATGTGGAGCTCTTGCTTCTTGCATGTGGTCTCAGATAAAGATCCAGTTCCAGGATTCCTGATCTCAGACCATAATGCCTCTGCTGCTACCTTGACTACTCCGACCTGGTACATGCCATTTGGTACCTATCTCTTCGGCTCAGAATCAGGTTTCTCTTGCTTCGAGGAACCACAGTCGATTCTGGAGTTGTTGATGATAATGAGCTCAAGATGTGCTGAAAGTGAAAATCTAAATAACTGCTCTCAGGTTATTGATTATGGACATATCTTGGAACAGTTGAAGAACAAAGCCATTTGCAGGGGAATCTCAGAGCTGCCTGACACAATAAGTAATCCACTTCAAGCAGGTACCTACCTACTGCTAGAAGCAACTGGAGTTGGAAAGGTACAG GAAAATGTTAACTTGAGCTATCTTGCAATGAATATTGCTAAAAGAGCAGAGGTTCAGGCCAAACACAAGCAGAAGCTTTTCGATCCttccaaaataagtaaaactaaGAAGTCCATGTCTTACCTTGAATGGTACATGAAAAACTCTTTGGAAGAGGCAGGGTATTATGACAAATATAAAACCAGACGTTCCAGAAGCAGAGACGAGATTGCAAGCACAGAAGACCTAATCAAGCATCACAGAACTTTGAAGCTTTTCTGGAAAAGAACAGTAACTGAAGTGGAAAATTTGCCCTGGAAGGAGGGGAGAACTCGCCGAAAGCGTTTGCTTTATGCTGCAACAAACTACCGAAGGATGGTTGAACCACTCGACATAGCTGAGTATTATGGTAGGGGAAAGAGAGATTATGTACTTCACGGAAGAAGTGAACATTATAAACTACTGGAGAAATGGTTAACTGGTGAAAATACTCAAACATACCAGAGAAGCCAAGCCTCTAGTCTAACAGTTGATTCTTGCTTCTGGGCTTATGTTGAGGAAGCTATGATCTCTTGTCAAGTGTTGAAAGATGGACAAAGTAGTAGTCCACAAGACCAAGAATCAGCTAGAGAAAACCTGATCAAATTTGAGCAGTATGTAATGGACATGGTTAATAACTTCTTGGTGTCTCCTGAGATTTTCTTGTCTCAAAGCAGCTTCATGCTGTGGTGGAATGAATACTCCAAAGTTGTAGGAAATTCATATACCTCACCATTGACTAATTTTATGAACGATGGATTTCGTAGATATGCTTAG
- the LOC107011684 gene encoding CBBY-like protein, which produces MAIERASCPVLNTLRFCTKNSSKLYDFPRKHLQFPSFFPRNFNSINGKLYTHGLFLNSSSSFSNTTQETPSQKLALLLEVEGVLMDVDRLGNRQAFNTAFRKLGLDCANWSQPVYQDLVKKSMGDEERMLVLFFNRIGWPTSLPTSEKETFMKTVLREKRIALDELVMSKTLPLRPGVEEFIDEACEEGVPVVILTAYCKSGEKQVRSIIEKLGNDKMAKIKIIGTEEVKRSAYGQLVLGEGVASDLGEQLAKEARKAVSAEEQRIAKEVASILKLTVDIDTTSSEGLQNVVAALRAGAEYADVPVHNCVLVSGSLSGVAGAERIGMPCVVVRSSSTARAEFPGAKAIMDGFGGADLTISRLRQIQES; this is translated from the exons ATGGCTATAGAAAGAGCTTCATGTCCAGTTCTCAACACTTTGCGTTTCTGCACCAAAAATTCTTCCAAACTGTACGATTTTCCTAGAAAACACCTACAATTTCCCTCTTTCTTCCCCAGAAACTTCAATTCTATCAATGGCAAGCTGTACACTCATGGATTATTTCTCAATTCGTCAAGTTCATTCTCCAACACTACCCAGGAAACTCCGTCTCAGAAACTCGCTCTTCTTCTCGAAGTTGAAGG GGTATTAATGGATGTGGACCGATTGGGCAACCGCCAAGCCTTCAACACAG CATTCCGGAAGCTTGGATTGGACTGTGCAAATTGGAGCCAACCAGTTTATCAGGATCTTGTAAA GAAGAGCATGGGTGATGAAGAAAGGATGTTGGTCTTGTTTTTTAATAGA ATTGGTTGGCCCACATCACTGCCCACTAGTGAGAAGGAGACATTTATGAAAACTGTTCTGCGAGAGAAG AGAATTGCATTGGATGAACTTGTCATGTCAAAAACCTTGCCTTTAAGACCTGGTGTTGAAGA ATTTATTGATGAAGCATGTGAAGAAGGTGTACCAGTAGTGATTCTGACAGCCTACTGTAAAAGTGGGGAGAAACAAGTCAG ATCTATCATTGAGAAGCTTGGAAATGATAAAATGgcaaagataaaaataattggaACTGAGGAGGTAAAACGAAGTGCCTATGGCCAACTTGTATTAGGCGAAGGGGTGGCATCTGACCTAGGTGAGCAACTGGCTAAAGAAGCAAGAAAAGCAG TTTCCGCTGAGGAGCAAAGAATTGCTAAGGAGGTTGCTTCCATACTAAAGTTGACTGTCGACATTGATACTACTTCAAGTGAAGG ATTGCAGAATGTTGTGGCTGCACTGAGGGCTGGGGCAGAATATGCCGATGTACCTGTGCACAATTGTGTGCTTGTTTCTGGAAGTCTATCTGGTGTTGCTGGGGCAGAGCGAATTGGCATGCCTTGCGTTGTGGTCCGGAGCAG TTCAACGGCCAGAGCTGAGTTTCCCGGAGCTAAAGCAATAATGGATGGATTTGGTGGTGCAGATTTAACAATATCTAGGCTGCGGCAAATACAAGAATCCTGA